A part of Halobaculum sp. MBLA0143 genomic DNA contains:
- a CDS encoding PIN domain-containing protein has protein sequence MTFLDTSVIVDMIEDVPEVVRYVEDRGQPYFTSVICVFEVVNGRVGGGETDVVGVRQEFDGVRAIDCDERIALEAGRIQDRLMSAGERMAPRDLIVAATARSTGDELVVTDDDFETTVLAELLNLTSLSKAR, from the coding sequence GTGACGTTCCTCGACACGTCGGTCATCGTCGACATGATCGAAGACGTTCCAGAGGTGGTTCGCTACGTGGAGGACCGTGGACAGCCGTACTTCACTTCAGTGATATGCGTCTTCGAGGTGGTGAACGGGCGGGTCGGCGGCGGGGAGACGGATGTCGTCGGGGTTCGACAGGAGTTCGACGGCGTTCGAGCGATCGACTGCGACGAGCGGATCGCTCTGGAGGCGGGGCGGATTCAGGACCGACTGATGAGTGCCGGCGAACGGATGGCACCACGGGATCTGATCGTCGCTGCGACTGCGCGATCCACGGGGGACGAACTCGTCGTCACGGACGACGACTTCGAGACGACGGTTCTCGCGGAACTACTGAATCTGACGAGTCTGAGTAAAGCACGGTGA
- a CDS encoding antitoxin VapB family protein: MSTIQVSEDTKQSLELLKEDGETFDELLTRLMEVEEPINVGAWSEEEADRVRESIQRSRESFER, from the coding sequence GTGAGCACGATTCAGGTCTCGGAGGACACGAAGCAGTCACTCGAACTGTTGAAAGAGGACGGCGAGACGTTCGACGAGTTGCTGACTCGTCTGATGGAAGTCGAAGAGCCGATCAACGTCGGCGCGTGGAGCGAGGAGGAGGCAGACCGCGTCCGCGAGTCGATCCAGCGTTCTCGGGAGAGTTTCGAACGGTGA
- a CDS encoding pentapeptide repeat-containing protein, with protein sequence MDGAPAGRCGYEWPADCPSFDYDDYWLLQPGASHGQTTCIRASLPDTDRCVWHARPDETSRKTADRLRDSRAATSPETDHAPTLDGAVLAGVAVDGPLDLRGASLRDADFSGATLTNVDLADANLRSADLSGATLADTTLAGANLQSADFSRATFVNADLSEAALLAADFSEAETARSGASQSDTDGDDTDGDDTDRSDTDRSDTSRASDDTSRQNGDPSPLTLTGASMSNVDLQSADLSRADLSDATLTEAKLFRTTLAGATLRGADLSRATVGEGRYVAGLAVEYPNPNPQTVDLSGADLRDADLVEADLRRADLSDARLQRANLSLVELPGADLAGAALGDTDLSGTNLQGASLRETAFAATDLSGADLSETDRSGVSFRGAELAGVDLSGADLSETDLSGVVLQRATLSGATLHGADLSEATLTRTDLSDLDLSTTALSGADLSETDLRDTDLSGCDLSGVALDGANLAGTDLSGVTVDDTTTAGGVVEQPTAAAWGELADAYADLAAACRAAGSEEAARRLATSERRARRREAAAADGWLSRRHLSSFARDRLAACRATVRRRL encoded by the coding sequence GTGGACGGAGCGCCAGCAGGACGCTGCGGCTACGAGTGGCCCGCAGACTGTCCGTCGTTCGACTACGACGACTACTGGCTCCTCCAGCCGGGCGCCAGCCACGGCCAGACGACCTGCATTCGCGCGTCGCTGCCGGACACCGACCGCTGCGTGTGGCACGCCCGCCCCGACGAGACGAGCCGGAAGACCGCCGACCGACTGCGGGACAGTCGCGCAGCCACGTCGCCCGAGACGGATCACGCTCCGACACTCGACGGCGCGGTGCTCGCCGGCGTCGCGGTCGACGGCCCCCTGGACCTCCGCGGCGCGTCGCTCCGAGACGCCGACTTCTCGGGGGCGACGCTGACGAACGTCGACCTCGCCGACGCGAATCTCCGGAGCGCCGACCTGTCGGGGGCGACACTCGCGGACACGACCCTCGCGGGCGCGAATCTCCAGTCTGCCGACTTCTCGCGGGCGACGTTCGTGAACGCCGACCTCTCGGAGGCAGCGCTTCTCGCCGCCGACTTCTCCGAGGCGGAGACCGCTCGGAGCGGGGCCAGCCAGAGCGACACCGACGGAGACGACACCGACGGAGACGACACCGACAGGAGCGACACCGACAGGAGCGACACCAGTCGCGCCAGTGACGACACGAGCCGCCAGAACGGCGACCCCTCACCTCTGACACTCACTGGGGCGAGTATGTCGAACGTGGACCTCCAGTCGGCCGATCTCTCGAGAGCCGACCTGTCGGACGCGACCCTCACCGAGGCGAAGCTGTTCCGGACGACACTCGCGGGGGCGACTCTCCGCGGGGCCGACCTGTCGCGAGCGACGGTCGGCGAGGGCCGGTACGTCGCCGGGCTGGCCGTCGAGTACCCGAACCCGAACCCCCAGACTGTCGACCTGTCGGGGGCGGACCTCCGGGACGCAGATCTCGTGGAGGCGGATCTCCGACGCGCCGACCTCTCGGACGCGCGACTCCAACGCGCGAACCTCTCGCTGGTGGAGCTCCCGGGCGCGGATCTCGCTGGCGCGGCACTCGGCGACACCGACCTCTCGGGGACGAACCTCCAGGGGGCCAGCCTCCGCGAGACAGCCTTCGCGGCGACCGACCTCTCCGGTGCGGATCTCTCCGAGACGGACCGCTCGGGGGTGAGTTTCCGCGGCGCGGAACTCGCTGGGGTGGATCTGTCCGGCGCGGATCTCTCAGAGACGGATCTCTCGGGGGTCGTCCTCCAACGCGCCACCCTCTCGGGAGCGACACTCCACGGAGCCGACCTCTCGGAGGCGACCCTCACGAGAACGGATCTCTCCGACCTGGATCTCTCGACGACGGCGTTGTCCGGTGCCGACCTCTCCGAGACTGATCTCCGGGACACAGATCTCTCCGGGTGTGACCTGTCTGGGGTCGCACTCGACGGCGCGAATCTCGCCGGCACGGATCTCTCGGGCGTTACGGTCGACGACACGACGACCGCCGGCGGGGTCGTGGAACAGCCCACAGCCGCGGCGTGGGGGGAGCTGGCCGACGCCTACGCCGACCTCGCTGCGGCGTGCCGTGCGGCCGGCTCCGAGGAGGCGGCGCGTCGACTGGCGACGAGTGAACGTCGGGCCCGGCGCCGCGAGGCGGCCGCCGCAGACGGGTGGCTCTCGCGGCGACACCTCTCCTCGTTCGCTCGCGATCGACTCGCCGCGTGTCGGGCGACCGTCCGTCGTCGCCTCTGA
- a CDS encoding HAD family hydrolase produces the protein MGPEEYDVWLFDLDGTVVDAEWAYTRAVFDRTGDRLDYEFTDRQAEDLWHGLTRTRNEHLREWGIDPERFWEVFHDAEDPQARAAASYVYDDAARLIRRLREANVPVGVVTHCAAFLAYPVVETLEIDEWFDAFLSCDRETGYKPDPAPVRQVLSELGFEGDVDGVLLGDGQSDVGAAWNAGLDAVHVERHGHARRGRCVRADYRVPDFSELSGVAAPSPPEYTAASEAREPTDAVSGPD, from the coding sequence ATGGGCCCAGAGGAGTACGACGTGTGGCTGTTCGACCTGGACGGGACGGTCGTCGACGCGGAGTGGGCGTACACGCGGGCCGTCTTCGACCGCACCGGCGACCGACTCGACTACGAGTTCACCGACCGCCAGGCCGAGGACCTCTGGCACGGGCTGACGCGAACCCGGAACGAACACCTCCGGGAGTGGGGGATCGACCCGGAGCGCTTCTGGGAGGTGTTCCACGACGCGGAGGACCCCCAGGCCCGCGCCGCGGCGTCGTACGTCTACGACGACGCCGCCCGACTGATCCGTCGACTCCGCGAGGCCAACGTGCCGGTGGGTGTCGTCACCCACTGCGCCGCGTTCCTGGCGTACCCCGTCGTCGAGACGCTGGAGATCGACGAGTGGTTCGACGCCTTCCTCTCGTGTGACCGGGAGACGGGGTACAAGCCCGACCCCGCGCCCGTCCGCCAGGTGCTCTCGGAGCTGGGATTCGAGGGTGACGTCGACGGCGTGCTGCTCGGCGACGGCCAGAGCGACGTGGGCGCCGCCTGGAACGCCGGCTTGGACGCCGTCCACGTCGAACGGCACGGGCACGCCCGCCGCGGGCGCTGTGTGCGGGCGGACTACCGAGTCCCGGACTTCTCGGAGCTGTCGGGCGTCGCCGCCCCCAGCCCGCCGGAGTACACTGCGGCGAGTGAGGCGAGAGAGCCGACCGACGCGGTGTCTGGGCCGGACTGA
- a CDS encoding GAF domain-containing protein, with product MGPELTLTLLVVGDDETARRLAGSDGFSVDSTDRDTLSTTVGPAYDVVVLVGAPLLDGTALSAVRAAGVPVVAYATEPPTAAWLSGFVRRTDGDDAVHLADEIRHAAEGQTRLQLRERRRQLARLHDGTTELAAVRSTAELYDRCLEVAAEVVRFDHAVVLLREGDRLQTVASTEGDWAPESESTDSLAGATLAAGAPRLVDDVRTDERATTHGTETVSVLSVPIGDDGVLQLGATEPNAFTAPDVEIAQLLAAHVEETRERLSAEADARSRRERITALHRAATDLIDAETPDELYDRTVEIAADVLRFDGCALVEATPAGFRVLADAADIGAPGEIVRGHGDSVMEATYTSGESIVVDDVTDDDRATPSDDSYRSGVSVPFGENGVFQAVSAAPNAYDETDLELAELLVSYATTTLERIESEQALRESRETTERLHEAATRVAAADDESEVIERAMAAAKDVLAFDLSSIDLVSEDGRRLIPAAISDETVQSEPRSVDDENLASKTYRTGEVIVVDDLAAESDADPTKQEYRAAISLPLGDVGVFQAVSTETAAFDSDDVERAELLMAHVAVSLERVRAEAGLRDERDRLSALFENIPDAVVSFEMTADGPIVGQVNEAFEETFGYDESALVGENLDEYLVPEAETEVERDTSRLNERLRAGENVRHEGRRQTADGLRDFLMYVVPLELGTENVAGYAIYSDITERKERERELRHQNERLDEFASVVSHDLRNPISIADGWLDMARKTGDPDHFDRVQEAIDRMEALVEDLLTLAREGEVVGDAAPVELAAVAESAWGHVDTANATLDTGDTDGLTVEADADRLSELFENLYRNAVEHGGPDVAVRVARTESGFVVADDGPGVPEEERDEVFDAGVTHSEDGTGFGLPIVRRIAEAHGWSVDLDESSAGGAAFHFET from the coding sequence ATGGGCCCGGAACTGACGTTGACGTTGCTCGTCGTCGGCGACGACGAGACGGCGAGGCGACTCGCCGGCTCCGACGGGTTCTCGGTCGACAGCACGGACCGCGACACGCTCTCGACGACAGTCGGCCCGGCGTACGACGTGGTCGTGCTCGTCGGCGCACCGTTGTTGGACGGGACGGCGCTGTCGGCCGTCCGTGCGGCCGGGGTTCCGGTCGTCGCGTACGCGACGGAGCCGCCGACGGCCGCCTGGCTGTCCGGGTTCGTTCGCCGGACCGACGGCGACGACGCCGTCCACCTCGCGGACGAGATTCGCCACGCGGCAGAGGGGCAGACCAGACTCCAACTCCGCGAACGCCGCCGTCAGTTGGCGAGGCTCCACGACGGGACGACGGAGCTAGCGGCCGTCCGGTCGACGGCAGAGCTGTACGATCGGTGCCTGGAGGTCGCAGCCGAAGTGGTCAGGTTCGACCACGCAGTGGTCCTGCTCCGGGAGGGAGACCGCCTCCAGACGGTCGCCAGCACGGAGGGTGACTGGGCGCCGGAGTCGGAGTCGACGGACAGCCTCGCGGGCGCGACCCTCGCGGCCGGCGCTCCGCGCCTCGTCGACGACGTTCGTACAGACGAGCGAGCGACCACTCACGGGACGGAGACGGTCTCCGTGCTGTCCGTCCCGATCGGCGACGACGGCGTGCTCCAGTTGGGCGCGACGGAGCCGAACGCCTTCACCGCGCCGGACGTGGAGATCGCTCAGCTGCTGGCGGCTCACGTCGAAGAGACGCGCGAACGGCTGTCGGCGGAGGCGGACGCCCGGAGTCGTCGAGAGCGGATCACTGCCCTCCACCGCGCCGCGACGGACCTGATCGACGCCGAGACGCCCGACGAACTGTACGACCGGACGGTCGAGATCGCGGCGGACGTGCTCCGGTTCGACGGCTGTGCGCTCGTCGAGGCGACGCCCGCCGGGTTCCGCGTGCTCGCGGACGCCGCCGACATCGGCGCCCCCGGCGAGATCGTCCGTGGCCACGGCGACAGCGTGATGGAGGCGACGTACACCAGCGGGGAGTCGATCGTCGTCGACGACGTGACCGACGACGACCGGGCGACACCGAGCGACGACAGCTACCGGTCGGGCGTGAGTGTCCCGTTCGGCGAGAACGGGGTGTTCCAGGCGGTGTCGGCCGCGCCGAACGCCTACGACGAGACGGATCTCGAACTGGCGGAGCTCCTGGTGTCGTACGCGACGACGACGCTGGAGCGGATCGAGTCCGAGCAGGCGCTCCGGGAGTCCCGCGAGACGACCGAACGACTCCACGAGGCGGCGACCCGCGTCGCCGCCGCCGACGACGAGTCGGAGGTGATCGAGCGGGCGATGGCGGCCGCCAAGGACGTGTTGGCGTTCGACCTCTCGTCGATCGACCTCGTCTCCGAGGACGGCCGGCGGCTGATTCCGGCCGCCATCTCCGACGAGACGGTCCAGTCCGAGCCCCGCAGCGTCGACGACGAGAACCTGGCGAGCAAGACGTACCGCACGGGGGAGGTGATCGTCGTCGACGACCTGGCGGCCGAGTCGGACGCCGACCCGACGAAACAGGAGTACCGCGCGGCGATCAGCCTCCCGCTCGGCGACGTCGGCGTGTTCCAGGCCGTGTCGACGGAGACGGCCGCCTTCGACTCCGACGACGTCGAGCGGGCGGAGCTGTTGATGGCACACGTCGCCGTCTCTCTGGAGCGCGTCCGAGCGGAGGCCGGGCTCCGGGACGAACGCGACCGGCTGTCGGCGTTGTTCGAGAACATTCCGGACGCCGTCGTCTCCTTCGAGATGACGGCCGACGGCCCCATCGTCGGCCAGGTGAACGAGGCGTTCGAGGAGACGTTCGGCTACGACGAGTCGGCCCTCGTCGGCGAGAACTTAGACGAGTACCTCGTCCCGGAGGCGGAGACGGAGGTCGAACGCGACACCAGTCGACTGAACGAACGACTCCGGGCCGGCGAGAACGTCCGCCACGAGGGGCGTCGGCAGACGGCCGACGGGCTCCGGGACTTCCTGATGTACGTCGTCCCGTTGGAGCTGGGGACGGAGAACGTCGCGGGCTACGCCATCTACTCCGACATCACAGAGCGGAAGGAACGCGAACGGGAGCTCCGCCACCAGAACGAACGGCTCGACGAGTTCGCCTCCGTCGTCAGCCACGACCTCCGCAACCCCATCTCCATCGCCGACGGCTGGCTCGACATGGCCCGCAAGACGGGCGACCCGGACCACTTCGACCGGGTGCAGGAGGCGATCGACCGGATGGAGGCGCTCGTCGAGGATCTGCTCACGCTCGCCCGGGAAGGCGAGGTCGTCGGCGACGCGGCGCCCGTCGAACTGGCGGCCGTCGCGGAGTCGGCCTGGGGGCACGTCGACACCGCCAACGCCACGCTCGACACCGGCGACACCGACGGGCTGACGGTCGAAGCGGACGCCGACCGGCTGTCGGAGCTGTTCGAGAACCTCTACCGCAACGCCGTCGAACACGGTGGGCCGGACGTGGCCGTCCGGGTCGCCCGGACGGAGTCGGGGTTCGTCGTCGCCGACGACGGTCCCGGGGTGCCGGAAGAAGAGCGCGACGAGGTGTTCGACGCCGGCGTCACCCACAGCGAGGACGGCACCGGGTTCGGGCTGCCCATCGTCCGCCGAATCGCCGAGGCTCACGGCTGGAGTGTCGACCTCGACGAGTCGTCGGCCGGCGGCGCGGCGTTCCACTTCGAGACCTGA
- the alaS gene encoding alanine--tRNA ligase, translating into MSDLTEAYRLDYFEAEGFHRMECSSCGTHFWTRDGDRELCGEPPCEEYSFIDDPGLDREYSLSEMREEFLSYFEEHDHERVDPYPVAANRWRDDVLLTQASIYDFQPHVTSGASPPPGNPLAVSQPCIRMGDIDNVGRTGRHTMAFEMMGHHAFNADEGTDYAYEGEVYWKDECVEFCEGFFERFGVDLEELTFIEDPWVGGGNAGPAFEVIYRGAELATLVFMSMERDPDGEFEMKDGNRYSRMDRRVIDTGYGLERWTWMSQGTPTVYEAVYPETIEFLRDAAGIEHTEEERRLVARASRLAGKLDIDDVEDFAAARREVADELGVDADRLTTLLEPLEDIYAVADHCRTLAYMFGDEIVPSNVGTGYLARMVLRRTKRLVDRVGVDAPLDELVDMEAERLGYENRDLIRDVVRTEVRKYRETLERGRRRVRQLAEEYADADEPVPTEELIELYDSHGIQPDTVVEIADTEGADVDVPDDFYGLVAERHDTADGDETAAETDDRVVDLPETDRLYYDDQERTEFEAVVLDVFERGDDGGYDVVLDQTMFYPEGGGQPADHGTLSTDENTVEVTDVQIHDGVVLHRTDGDPGKGDFVRGQIDVDRRRRLMRHHTATHVVGHAARQVLGDHVRQAGAQKGLDSSRLDVTHYARISREEVEEIERVANELVRENVPVTQSWPGRNEAEAEYGFDLYQGGIPPGEEIRVIEVGPDVQACGGTHVARTGNIGTIKLLSTEPVQDGVERLVFAAGEAAIEATHREENALYEAAEALDVDPQDVPETARRFFGEWKERGKEIDRLQEELAEARAAATGDTVDVGGVEAVVRRVDTDTDELRATANALVEEGTVAVLGSGADDSATFVVGVPETVGVDAGEVVSQLARRVGGGGGGPPDFAQGGGPDVSALDDALDDAPDVLARVVDA; encoded by the coding sequence ATGAGTGATCTCACCGAAGCCTACCGACTGGACTACTTCGAGGCGGAGGGCTTCCACCGGATGGAGTGTTCTTCCTGTGGGACCCACTTCTGGACCCGTGACGGCGACCGCGAGCTGTGTGGGGAGCCGCCGTGTGAGGAGTACAGCTTCATCGACGACCCCGGTCTCGACCGCGAGTACAGCCTGAGCGAGATGCGGGAGGAGTTCCTCTCGTACTTCGAGGAACACGACCACGAACGGGTCGACCCGTACCCGGTCGCGGCCAACCGGTGGCGCGACGACGTGCTCCTGACACAGGCGTCCATCTACGACTTCCAGCCACACGTCACGAGCGGGGCGTCGCCGCCGCCGGGCAACCCCCTGGCCGTCTCCCAGCCGTGTATCCGGATGGGCGACATCGACAACGTCGGCCGGACCGGGCGCCACACGATGGCGTTCGAGATGATGGGCCACCACGCGTTCAACGCCGACGAGGGGACGGACTACGCCTACGAGGGTGAGGTGTACTGGAAAGACGAGTGTGTGGAGTTCTGTGAGGGGTTCTTCGAACGGTTCGGCGTCGACTTGGAGGAGCTGACGTTCATCGAAGACCCGTGGGTCGGCGGCGGCAACGCCGGCCCGGCGTTCGAGGTGATCTACCGCGGGGCAGAGCTGGCGACGCTCGTCTTCATGTCGATGGAGCGGGACCCAGACGGGGAGTTCGAGATGAAAGACGGCAACCGGTACAGCCGGATGGACCGCCGGGTGATCGACACCGGCTACGGGCTCGAACGGTGGACCTGGATGAGCCAGGGCACCCCGACCGTCTACGAGGCGGTGTACCCGGAGACCATCGAGTTCCTGCGAGACGCCGCCGGGATCGAACACACCGAGGAGGAACGACGGCTCGTGGCCCGAGCCTCCCGGCTCGCCGGCAAGCTGGACATCGACGACGTAGAGGACTTCGCGGCCGCTCGCCGGGAGGTGGCAGACGAGCTGGGCGTCGACGCCGACCGACTGACGACGCTGTTGGAGCCGTTGGAGGACATCTACGCCGTCGCCGACCACTGTCGCACCCTGGCGTACATGTTCGGCGACGAGATCGTCCCGTCGAACGTCGGCACCGGCTACCTCGCACGGATGGTGCTGCGCCGGACGAAACGGCTCGTCGACCGGGTCGGCGTGGACGCTCCGTTGGACGAGCTCGTCGACATGGAGGCCGAGCGGCTCGGGTACGAGAACCGCGACCTGATCCGTGACGTGGTGCGGACGGAGGTGCGGAAGTACCGCGAGACGCTGGAGCGGGGCCGTCGACGAGTCCGTCAGCTCGCCGAGGAGTACGCCGACGCCGACGAGCCGGTGCCGACGGAGGAGCTGATCGAGCTGTACGACTCACACGGCATTCAACCGGACACGGTCGTCGAGATCGCCGACACGGAGGGGGCAGACGTGGACGTGCCGGACGACTTCTACGGGCTCGTCGCCGAGCGCCACGACACGGCCGACGGCGACGAGACGGCCGCGGAGACGGACGACCGGGTGGTCGACCTCCCGGAGACGGATCGGCTGTACTACGACGACCAGGAACGGACGGAGTTCGAGGCGGTCGTCCTGGACGTGTTCGAGCGGGGCGACGACGGAGGCTACGACGTCGTCTTAGACCAGACGATGTTCTACCCGGAGGGCGGCGGCCAGCCGGCCGACCACGGGACCCTCTCGACGGACGAGAACACGGTAGAGGTGACGGACGTCCAGATCCACGACGGGGTCGTACTCCACCGCACGGACGGCGATCCGGGGAAGGGTGACTTCGTCCGTGGCCAGATCGACGTCGACCGCCGTCGTCGGCTGATGCGACACCACACCGCGACCCACGTCGTCGGCCACGCCGCCCGCCAGGTGCTCGGTGATCACGTCCGTCAGGCCGGCGCCCAGAAGGGACTCGACTCCTCGCGGCTGGACGTGACCCACTACGCCCGGATCTCTCGTGAGGAGGTCGAGGAGATCGAGCGCGTCGCCAACGAGCTCGTCCGGGAGAACGTCCCCGTCACACAGTCGTGGCCGGGACGCAACGAGGCGGAAGCGGAGTACGGCTTCGACCTCTACCAGGGTGGGATCCCGCCGGGCGAGGAGATCCGCGTGATCGAAGTGGGACCGGACGTTCAGGCGTGTGGCGGGACCCACGTCGCCCGGACCGGCAACATCGGGACGATCAAGCTGCTGTCGACGGAGCCCGTCCAGGACGGCGTCGAACGGCTCGTGTTCGCGGCCGGCGAGGCGGCGATCGAGGCGACCCACCGCGAGGAGAACGCGCTGTACGAGGCCGCCGAGGCGTTGGACGTCGACCCGCAGGACGTGCCCGAGACCGCACGTCGTTTCTTCGGCGAGTGGAAGGAACGCGGCAAGGAGATCGACCGGCTGCAGGAGGAACTGGCGGAGGCACGCGCCGCCGCGACCGGCGACACCGTCGACGTGGGCGGGGTCGAGGCCGTCGTCCGGCGGGTCGACACCGACACGGACGAGCTCCGAGCGACCGCCAACGCCCTCGTGGAGGAGGGGACGGTCGCGGTCCTCGGCTCCGGCGCCGACGACTCCGCGACGTTCGTCGTCGGCGTGCCCGAGACGGTCGGCGTCGACGCCGGCGAGGTGGTGTCACAGTTGGCCCGCCGAGTCGGCGGCGGCGGCGGCGGCCCGCCGGACTTCGCCCAGGGCGGTGGGCCGGACGTATCGGCGCTGGACGACGCCTTAGACGACGCGCCGGACGTGTTGGCGCGGGTCGTCGACGCCTGA
- a CDS encoding transcriptional regulator, with translation MTDATTRQRLADRLREAPATAGQLAAAEELPESVVFDHLRHVARSVGDGEQFLVAPPECRDCGFDDFDDPINDPSQCPDCRSGNLASARFRIDRD, from the coding sequence GTGACGGACGCCACCACACGCCAACGGCTCGCCGACCGGCTCCGGGAGGCGCCGGCGACGGCCGGCCAGCTCGCGGCGGCAGAGGAGCTACCGGAGTCCGTCGTGTTCGACCACCTCCGACACGTCGCCCGGTCGGTCGGCGACGGCGAACAGTTCCTCGTCGCCCCGCCGGAGTGTCGAGACTGCGGCTTCGACGACTTCGACGACCCGATCAACGACCCGTCGCAGTGTCCGGACTGCCGGAGCGGCAACCTCGCGTCCGCCCGGTTCCGGATCGACCGCGACTAG
- a CDS encoding NAD(P)/FAD-dependent oxidoreductase, whose protein sequence is MTESFVIVGDGIAGSSAAETLREEATDADITVLTDEGEALYNRILIKEYAKGKLPEAPISIHDEDWYADRDIDLELDTYVTEVRPDDGEVETHGGEVYEFDKLLLAVGGTPNQLPVDNSDADGVHHFWTFQDARRINESASQADEGVIVGAGLLGIDLAAVCGAQGVEGKYLMRGDCWWRYALSEEGAEIMHDAMRDKGVEPVFQSGVDHFETDEDGNVTAAVDPNGDRYECDFAGVAIGLDRNTELLESLDVEIDGGIVTDEYMQTSHPDVFAAGDITQFHDVILGEQAQNGAWGSAKEQGAIAAKNMLDHGTEQFEWVTSYSITHFDFPFLSFGHPTLGDDHVERKYSDTEWRRLAIKDGRIVGGVLIGDLAPQSGYKELMRERVDVTGQEEALLREEFSADDVKTEQAVEN, encoded by the coding sequence ATGACGGAGTCGTTCGTGATCGTCGGTGACGGAATCGCCGGGAGTTCTGCGGCCGAGACCCTCCGCGAGGAGGCCACGGACGCCGACATCACGGTGCTCACCGACGAGGGCGAGGCGTTGTACAACCGCATCCTGATCAAAGAGTACGCCAAGGGGAAACTCCCGGAGGCGCCCATCTCGATCCACGACGAGGACTGGTACGCCGACCGCGACATCGACCTCGAGCTGGACACGTACGTGACAGAGGTACGACCGGACGACGGCGAGGTGGAGACCCACGGCGGCGAGGTGTACGAGTTCGACAAGCTGTTGTTGGCCGTCGGCGGGACCCCCAACCAACTGCCGGTGGACAACTCCGACGCGGACGGCGTCCACCACTTCTGGACGTTCCAGGACGCGCGCAGGATCAACGAGTCCGCCAGCCAGGCGGACGAGGGCGTGATCGTCGGCGCGGGGCTGCTGGGGATCGACCTCGCGGCCGTCTGCGGCGCTCAGGGGGTCGAGGGGAAGTACCTCATGCGGGGCGACTGCTGGTGGCGGTACGCGCTCTCGGAGGAGGGCGCAGAGATCATGCACGACGCGATGCGGGACAAGGGTGTCGAGCCGGTGTTCCAGTCCGGCGTCGACCACTTCGAGACGGACGAGGACGGCAACGTCACGGCTGCGGTCGACCCGAACGGGGACCGCTACGAGTGTGACTTCGCTGGCGTCGCCATCGGCCTGGACCGCAACACGGAGCTGTTGGAGAGCCTCGACGTGGAGATCGACGGCGGGATCGTCACGGACGAGTACATGCAGACCTCCCACCCGGACGTGTTCGCGGCCGGCGACATCACGCAGTTCCACGACGTGATCCTGGGCGAACAGGCCCAGAACGGTGCCTGGGGCTCCGCGAAGGAACAGGGTGCGATCGCCGCCAAGAACATGCTGGACCACGGCACCGAACAGTTCGAGTGGGTCACCTCCTACTCCATCACCCACTTCGACTTCCCGTTCCTCTCGTTCGGCCACCCGACGCTGGGCGACGACCACGTCGAACGGAAGTACTCCGACACGGAGTGGCGGCGGCTCGCGATCAAGGACGGCCGGATCGTCGGCGGTGTCCTGATCGGCGACCTCGCTCCCCAGTCCGGTTACAAGGAGCTGATGCGCGAGCGCGTCGACGTCACGGGCCAGGAGGAGGCGCTGCTGCGTGAGGAGTTCTCCGCGGACGACGTGAAGACGGAACAGGCCGTCGAGAACTGA
- a CDS encoding DUF6149 family protein, protein MKLRQNVRHWAAKRALTTPVLGGVVNDKLVDLHTRVFAEKAPESRREERRDHLDDFFDATMDTYVAALDAGYPEAEAREITHLQANFDFFEHGWASMMEIPADELEAHYRRYESFFREYGITIDDPLGEFRPADGVADAPATPEALDDGVFENAVAGFADDVYVEDEDGDLQQGSATEPDDVDVSRAPGVSADGTDDEASAD, encoded by the coding sequence ATGAAGCTCCGTCAGAACGTCCGTCACTGGGCCGCCAAGCGCGCGCTGACGACACCGGTGCTCGGCGGTGTCGTGAACGACAAGCTGGTCGACCTCCACACCCGGGTGTTCGCAGAGAAGGCGCCGGAGTCGCGCCGCGAGGAACGCCGCGATCACCTGGACGACTTCTTCGACGCGACGATGGACACCTACGTCGCCGCCTTGGACGCCGGCTACCCGGAGGCCGAGGCACGCGAGATCACTCACCTCCAGGCCAACTTCGACTTCTTCGAACACGGCTGGGCGTCGATGATGGAGATCCCGGCCGACGAGCTGGAGGCGCACTACCGCCGGTACGAGTCGTTCTTCCGGGAGTACGGGATCACCATCGACGACCCACTCGGGGAGTTCCGCCCCGCCGACGGAGTCGCCGACGCACCCGCGACGCCGGAGGCGTTGGACGACGGCGTCTTCGAGAACGCCGTGGCCGGCTTCGCCGACGACGTGTACGTCGAAGACGAAGACGGCGACCTCCAGCAGGGCAGCGCCACCGAGCCCGACGACGTGGACGTGTCCCGGGCACCCGGCGTCTCCGCGGACGGAACGGACGACGAGGCCAGCGCCGACTGA